One Eleginops maclovinus isolate JMC-PN-2008 ecotype Puerto Natales chromosome 22, JC_Emac_rtc_rv5, whole genome shotgun sequence DNA segment encodes these proteins:
- the adob gene encoding 2-aminoethanethiol (cysteamine) dioxygenase b — protein sequence MMPGDSSMASIVQRIARQALITFRSPPRFGEEPAKSFLENQNKLRSLMTEIRASDLQLVPRRSDDIPSGLPYHDPPVTYMHICETDQFSMGVFLLKNGSSIPLHDHPGMHGMLKVMYGKVRISCFDRLAQTDAPPPATPHQVSSLRRSLLRSSAEYTEESGPCTLSPDQDNLHQIVAVDGPTAFMDILAPPYDPDEDRDCHYYKVLAEGEVKTSEKDKEVWLMEISQPPDFWCGGEPYPGPEVCL from the coding sequence ATGATGCCCGGCGACAGCAGCATGGCTTCCATCGTGCAGAGAATCGCCCGGCAGGCTCTCATCACCTTCCGAAGCCCGCCTCGGTTTGGAGAAGAGCCGGCTAAATCTTTCCTGGAGAACCAGAACAAACTAAGGAGCCTGATGACGGAAATACGAGCCTCGGATCTGCAGCTCGTCCCGCGGAGATCCGACGACATTCCCTCGGGGCTTCCGTACCACGACCCCCCGGTCACCTACATGCATATCTGCGAGACGGACCAGTTCAGCATGGGGGTATTTTTGCTGAAAAATGGATCCTCGATACCTCTGCACGACCACCCTGGGATGCATGGCATGCTCAAAGTCATGTATGGAAAGGTCAGGATCAGTTGTTTTGACAGGTTGGCGCAGACCGACGCACCCCCTCCTGCAACCCCGCATCAGGTGAGCTCTCTGCGGCGTTCTTTGCTCCGATCCAGCGCTGAATACACAGAGGAAAGTGGGCCATGCACGCTCTCTCCGGACCAGGACAATCTGCACCAGATCGTCGCCGTGGACGGTCCCACGGCGTTTATGGATATCCTGGCCCCTCCGTACGACCCGGACGAGGACAGGGACTGTCATTATTATAAGGTTCTTGCAGAAGGGGAGgtaaaaacatcagaaaaggaCAAGGAGGTCTGGCTCATGGAGATCTCACAGCCTCCGGATTTCTGGTGCGGAGGGGAGCCGTACCCGGGCCCGGAGGTCTGCCTTTGA